A stretch of DNA from Mugil cephalus isolate CIBA_MC_2020 chromosome 12, CIBA_Mcephalus_1.1, whole genome shotgun sequence:
CTTTGTTCCTCATTTACagctaatttcttttttttctgatatttttattttattgtattatgtttttagtatattatttgttttttaattttatttttttaacattgtttattttatttttcattgctaTGGAATATAACCTCATCATTtactcaaaaacataaaatacaacacaattcACAAATGTATAAACACTCAtttaaacagagaaataaataaaaaaaaaaatttaataataaataattaaattttttaacagcttgtttttttttctgatatttttaatttcttgtcttttcttttgtgttttgtttgtttttaattatttaattattatttattatttttattgccaCAGAATATATGATCATTTActctaaaacagaaaatacattatTCACAATTGTATGAACACTCattcaaaacagaaataaatattaaaaaaataaataaaaaaatataataaatacatttaaaaaaaataatttaattaataatttttttttacaactattgtatttttacattaattattttatttttattttttttacacctcGTTTCTACTCAATATTGCACCCATCACATCCCTAAACGAACTCTTCTATCTGATCGTTTTTCTGTGTCCCAGATGTTCCAGAGGGAAAGTTACATCCTGAGTGAGTACAACAGACTCACAGGTCGACACCTGGAGCCGCTGATGAAGAGATGTAACCAGGACAGGTGACAGCGAAGCTGCTCCAGGTTTCATTCACTGACCGAAGACACCACCTGCTTTACAATCTGcatttgctgcttttattttgaaggactAATAACATTTCCCCCTCGCTCCCTCCCCCCACATTCCCCTCGTCCTATGAAAAACACTGGACTGTCGTCGaatggttttaaaaataaaaaaaaggaagagagaagtCTGCGCACGTTCactgtgatattttattaaaatctgCTTTAGGAAGAGTCAGTCATGTATGAAGGGtagaaaaagcaaaagaaccTTTTACCCTCCTTACACTGCATTAGGGACAGGATGTTCAGGGAagcacagcatttcagaaatctgATGCAGACATAAGAAACTAATCCGAGTGCCACGACGTACTGTTCTACCAGGAGCTGCACACTTTCCAGAAACCCAGCTATAAAAGGCctgtgtggatttttatttcttcatttttaaaatgtgaacatttgGAGAAATCATTTGGTTTGGTTCTGATTATGTATCTGAACGTTTCTGCTGTGGTCCAGCCAGTGTCTGGAGTAATGAATGAATCCGTTCTATGAGTCTGACAGTAACTATCGCAGCAGGTTAGCAGAGATCCAAGCCTTTAAATATTATATACTGGCCCTAAAGGTGATgacaacatgaaataaaacgGTGTGTTGCTGTAGCTTTGCACCCTGGGATCTAGTAGTAATGACTTCTGCACTGTGAACATATTCTGGGCTAACGTAAATCAACCCTACAtttaataaatagaaaaatctgTTGGCTTTTTAATAGAGGAAAAATCTGATTTACTCGTTGTCTAGGTTTGACGaacattcaaaaaaaacagtatagTTGTGAAAGTAAAGctcatatacatatttataaaagTTTTCTTGGGAGGCACAAGGTcaaaacccccaaaaaagaGCATTGAGGGCTTGACTGAGAAAAGCTCAGTAacttgaaattattatttttttttcctttctttcacaTCTCTAAAATATGGagataaccacacacacacacacacgcacacacacgcacacacacaaataagtcAAGCACAAAAAAGCAACTTGAGAAACATCCACACGGTGACAGAAAAAGCCGGTTTCATTTAGCCAGTTTGTGCCGTAACATAAATATTGCACCAAATGTACCCGCCGAACACAACGGCCCCCACTAACTCTATAATAGCTTATACTCCAACATAGAATAtatctttatttagtttatatggGAAATAAAGGGTTCTGTCAACGTACAATCCACAAAGCACTGAAAACATCTGGTGCTTCGAACGTTTTTAAGTGAAAGTCtgtttaaacaaagaaaaaaaaaacaaaaaaaacattacaaaacgGTTTGATAAAATCATAGAGAAGGAACACGCCCGAACAACGGAGGCAACGTTTGATCCATTTCATTTAACTGCATGTCGGTAAAGTCTTGACCACCTGTGTTGGCGTTTAGTGATGAGCAGAGACGTACGAGTGCCTGAagacaaccaaacaaaaagaaggaggaggaggaggaggaggaggacggcaaCCAGGAGCACTGAGGCTTGTTCACAGGGTGGCTTCATCTAGCAGGGATCAGCTGAGGATCAGCTGAGGATCAGCTGAGGATCGAGTGAGTGTGCAGATCTCCAGAAAACACTCAAAGCGGCTGCAGGACGTTCCTCCCGGCCTCCGAGGTTCCACCGGCTCCAGATCGTTCCATCTCAGACAGCTGCTCGAACACGTCTCTGTGGAAACACGACAGGACGTTCAGCCCGTTTATATACGAGGTTTATAATAAACCTGTGTTTCCTCGCTCTAAtccctgttttttattttcctctacaGACACGGCTGAAGCAAGCGAACAGGCAAACTGAGCCCAGACGGCTGATATGGTTGATTTTCTAGTATAAATGCTACATTAAACAAAATGCTGACATGAAGCATCgaagcttttattatttttttacatttctgcataaaaatggcTCAAAGCATCAGCAGACGTCCTGACGTTAAACTAAAATGACCCAAtttaacacatgaaacaaaaatgttatgTGTTGGTTTTTGTATATTGAGGCAATTGAGCCAATATTACAAATAGATGAGGTGTAATTCACGGATTATAAATTGAATTCAAGGCCAAACAGACTCTGatctgaggagctcagaaaaagagttgttgtcgTTGCTCATCAGACTGGAAAAGGTTCCAAAACCACCTCTAAAAGATGTTGGATCCACAGATAttagagagtcagacagattgaacaTCGCTCCATAACATCACTGTCTACAGGTGTGTTTGAGTGGTTTTCAAATCAGACCATCGCAATAATTTGGAACtagattttattatatttcttttgtctgcatttgtctacatagttggATGTcgacattatatgaggttgatgcagttatgttctttattttagtttttaatacCCCATCGCCCCGTCACAGGCTTGAATAAGTAAAAGCTCTTTAATTTAATGAGCTGGAGTCATTTCATAAAAGCTTCCGCCTTCTCCAGCCTGTTACATTTAATTTAGACCGTTTTTAATGATCcgcaagggaaattaattggtgaAAGTAGCTTAGTCGATACAAAAAGATGAGCCGTTATACAgctgcttttacttttactctttCAAACCCACTTCAGTGCATAGACCTGGATTTTTTCTGCGTGATTTTCCCATTTTCTGTCGGTAATTAGTTCCCGTTCCAGCAGAACTCCACTAATCACTGATCATAACTAAAGCTAGTTTTATGCAGACTTATTCTTTGCTATCAGAGCTCAGTGCTCCTGTACTTAACATATAACACCtatgaataaatgtcatttttatatatattttcaatatttagTATTTGCACTCTCTTGTAACTAGTACCTTTcacactattttgtatatactttgtgTCTGCAGTGAATCTCATAATATActggcattctattctattctattctattctattctatttatttatttataatctgATCTGCAGTGGAAACCAGGTAATAAGCCAGATGAGGGTTAATGTACGGAGCTGCTCGTCTCTGCAGACTCACTTGTGCATGTAGAAGAAGATGTATCCGCTGCGGTCGCGGTCTCGCTGGACGGCAGCTTCCTGTGTGCGCGACACGTCCAGGTCATTGTAGGTCAGCCAGGACTGTTTCTTCATGTCGTACACGTCGCTGATGTAGTGGCCTAGGAGGGAGCGAACGAATGAAGACGTCAAGCACTGTCACTTCTCTGGTTAAATCAGACTCTTTGTGATCCCGTTTCTGTCTCCAATCATGAAATATAACAGAGCTGcacatttatttcacacacaaagacttGACTGAATTTGTCTTAAAGTTGTTCACATGTAAAGcaaaactcatttttatttgtatttgtgattaaaagcaagttattattattaattaaagatTTAACGATGCACCAGGAGAAAGTTAAAAGTCGATATAATTGTGTGACCAGCAGAGGGCGTAATCTGGTTTTCAGGATTCCCTTTAATTTGTTAACCTACTGAGACCTTAGCATTCGTttctaatacattttaatttctttaagataaaattaagatctttaggtattttgGATTAGTAGGACATAAGAAGTCTAAAAAATAagcatgaaataaattaaattgtaatatacagtatcaccaatgtgaaccaaacataaaacagtttattttaaagcagaaTCGAAACAATGAAACTacatgtcacatcaaactaaataaactgtatataaagtGTATTGAGCCTTCGCCACCAGGACATGACTGATCAAAGTGTCTCTTATGAGGACGTGTTCTCaccagaggaggagctgctccCGATGTGACTGACGACGCTGATGAGTCTGAAGGAGTTGCTCAGTTCTCCGCTCTGTGGATGAGAAGCTACGTTAGCAGGTTTGTTTCTGAAGACGAAAACAGGTCGTTGTAGCCGTAAAGACCTGAGAAACACATTATTTAAGCAGGTAcgttctacatttctgcataaaaatgactctttGTCCTAAAGAGAAACCACTTAAATAACTAATCTGTGTTCTAACTAGAACCCTGAGGTTCAggacatttcttttctttggcttttaacTCATGTTGAGTGTTGACTGATTGTGTATTTCTCCTGTATCCTCCATGTTTCCtgtatttcttttctgtgtAGATTGTTCTCTTATTTGTGTATGTCTATACATTCTCCATCGTGCACTTGTGCAGCACTTTggcccagttttttttttaaatgtgctatatgtCGACCTTTAACTGTAATATTCTCCACGTTTACCTCAGCGTTTCTTTTCAGGTTCTCGACCTCTGCCTCGGTGTACTCCATGTCCAGCACGTCCTCGTTCCCAGAATCATCGTCCGAGCACAGCAGCTCCGGCAGAGAGTTGTTAAACTCTGTTGGGTTTAGACACAGGTATTAATACTGGTCTTTCACATGATGAAACAGTCTGAACACTGGCCGCTCCTTCCTCCATTCACaactcacaaacacagattCACAGCCAAACAAGTGCTTTGTAGGAGAGAATATATTTCCACAGTTAGATGCACAACATGTACCGAACACGTGGTTCATACCTTGCAGGCTGAGCTCAGTCGCTCTCTTCAGATCATCGTCCTCTCTCATCTCCTGCGCCTCCTTCAGAAAGGCggaaaacagagaaataaaacacattagaACGTGTTGTTCTAATTATTAAAGGAATCTCCTGTAAATGTGACATGGTCTTCGGTCTCACATGCTCCTGGAGGCTCTGGGCCAGcgcctgctgcagctcctgctcctccctctcctgGTCCAGACTGTACTGCTGGACCCAGTCCAGCTCcccttgctgctgctgcacactcTCCGGAGTCTGGTTCTCCTTGTTCTCATCCATGGTCAGGTCCAGGGAATCCAGCACACctgcacaaacaccaacaccGGTCAGTCATTTTCATAGGTAGAGATGCACCGATACGACGCTGGCATCAGTAAAAGGAGGCGACATGAAGCAGCTCAATGTGAAGGAGGAAACTTTTCCACTCATTAATGTGCCAGCAACAATAAtctcaatttattttaaattggatTTAAAATTCCTAATTACACCAATTCAAACCCATTtaattcctgtttatttttactttgtattttttcttcagtttcagctcctttattattttacacTGGATGTTACACTCATAATAAACTGACTGAACCAGGAGAGgttgtgtttaatattttgacTAAGATAGtgaatctatttttttattcagttgctTATAAATGTTATTTGCACTAAACCACTGAAAGTCTACCAAACTAGCTAGTTAAGCTGTTTAAGCTCAATTTCAGctcctttattatttattttacattggtCGTTATAATTTAATCCTAATTTAGTCAGTGTAAAACCAAGTTTTGTTATattctttaacatatttaaccAGCTTGTGAAGCGACTGATTAATTTAAGATTGCTGCACTCATGcagttatttaataaataattcagtatAATTTATCGGTtattagaaaagaaatgtttaagtcaagtctaatgttgcacaaaagaatgatccttttttttccacacaatgaGACACTGAGATAATTCAGCGCTGGTTTTCTGCATCGGTATCGGCTGATACTAAACCTCAGATATCGGTAATGGAAGTGAAAGACGTGGATTGATGCATATTTAGAAGGTATCTCTAACTCTTCTCGTCTGGATTCCTGGTCGTTGTCGTACCTGCAGgctgtttgttgtctgtttcCAGCAGGTCTGTGTGATAAGCCAGATCATGAGCGTCCGTGTCTCCAAACCCTGTGTCGGGGCTGCTGGTCGGCTCGTCCTCCAGGGGCGGCGGTGCAGAGAGACCGGCCTCCTGCCGACTCATCTCCAGCACGGCCGCCAGCATTTCATCATCGTTTAAGCCACAGAATTCGGTCGGATCGACTGCTGCTGCCCTCGGTTGCTGCTGTGAGACAGTTTCGTTTGTTTTCGGACACGTTGAAAGGACGTTCGATCCTAAACGTCGAGGCGTACGAGACGAACGCACACTCACCTCCTCTAGATGCTCGTCCTCATCGGGCAAACAGCTGCTGAGGCGTCGCTTGCGGCTCGTGTTGACTTTTCTGTTGGGCTCCTCCTCACAGTCGGAGTCCACGAGGATGGACGTGGAGTTGGCAGCTTTCCCTCCGATCCTCCTGcacaatcatttcattttaacgTCAGTCAAATCAAAGAGGCAGAGTAAAGAATAAACAGCAACATCTTAAATGTTcaaatgtaaaaagtaaaatatttagtcaatctgctgcattaattcgtctctcaaacagcagaaaatgttgtgaacacgtgattatgcatgaaataCAGCTCAGTCCTCATCACCATTTAAAATTCTGCCAAACTATCAGAACTCACCGGAAAGGTGCATTAGGGGAGTTGACCGACTGGGACATTTTAAGCGTCCTGGACCTTTTTTTTAAGGGACAAACAAAGATGTGTATTTGCTTCATTAACTCAGTAGATCAGAAGTAGTTACACAGCGAGATAAAACGTGTTTAATGTCTTACACAGAGGCTTGGGAACTCCAGCCCAGACTGACGGGGGGCCGGGTGGACTCGGTGCAGTGGGACAGCAGGGTCAGGTATCGGGGGATCACCACCTGCTGCCCCAACTTGCTGTTCAGAGACAGCTGAGCGTTAAAGCTGTACCGTTTCAGGTGGAGAATGAGCACTCTGTGGAGCGGGAAAGAGATGCATCACATATAAAAACCAACGTTTAGGTACTTCCTTTTATACGAGGTCTTAAAAAAGGGAcaatatacattaaaaaacactttgttttccTGTATGTGGAGGGAAATTATGGAACAGATTTGTCCAAAAGGCTAAAAGacgactggacttgtagagtttcggACTGTATGATAAAAataagatgttttttattttaatagctgAAGTAGTAGATACCTTGGTAGTTTGCTGAATTTATGTGTAACAGTCGCTGattttccattgcacttttcaCACGAGTACTCAATCTCCTCCATCTGCAGAAGGAAAAAAGGGATGAAAGTTACATTAAGAATATGTTCTATGTATccaagttttacttttttaccaTAAATGTGGATTAGACTGCAGATAAAGAAAAGAATTACCCTAAAAAAGAGATCCAGAGAATCTTGGATGGACCGAAGAggaagtgttttctttctgcgcGGGAGGTCGATGGACAAGTCGTTGAACTGCTCTCGCTTGGTCACCACTTCGCCACAGCTGCAACACGACATAAAGGCGTCACAAACCCTTTCACAGCCTCTAAAACCACCACACTGAACACGTTTCCCAGCAGGAGACGGGCCTCACCCTTTGCAGGTGATCGTGTGCTGCACTTCGAACTCCATGTTCACGGCCACGGGGCAGGTGTAGATGCGGCAGGTGTCCACCTCGTCCCCGGGCTCCGCCTTCACCGACGAGGACGCTGCCTCTGGACCGTTCTCAGAGTCGTTCGTCCAGCTCTTGTTCATTTTCTCCACGTCGTCCTTCAGCTGGTCCAAACACTGACTCAAGAACTCATGAGCATCCTGACGAATAAGAGACACGGAGAAAAGATGTGATACCGGAAATAAAGGCGTTTAATTTGTCCTTAAGTCTGAATAAATCTAAGTGTATGTTACTATTTTGTTTATGTGActatttttgcttttaactgTATTTCTTTAATGTCCGAAATAAAAATGCTATGTGTACACTTTAGAGATCTGCCATCCTTTTTTACACGTATGGCACAGAAGCAGCATCTACCTTtaaccataaacacactttAGACTCTATTTTTAAACGTGTCTGAGGAAACTAGTAAGAACAATCAATTCTGGAGACAGAACTTACGTTCTGCATGTTTCCTGAGAACCGCTCGGCTGTGGAGGAGATGGCGCTC
This window harbors:
- the usp37 gene encoding ubiquitin carboxyl-terminal hydrolase 37 isoform X1 → MTTVVPKLTSGGPVKIRINSLDLGTTKWKEGTFEILEKDNKVNLCLRFSCGASKTFQLNQNLKNFTQNLNRIILTLKDNCVISFDRMPSSVTQKTKEYLEKLKQGKTVLKSSHGSANFSVLGNRPVKNETSPSGDRQAQNVFQTTPRRQSAEGRDDTTPRKPLGSPSRAASTPTRTGLSENRSEKRKRLLNSESDLTEDYPKENDSSSNNKATSDPSRKFLLSCKEKLKTAEENRSSAPLGSTPLQPTSFYGSRSVTKDYSQSHSFLDRPSSTAQSSTAKRSLMLPNHSTPFKKARPSLDYGGWNKQRPSTLTQPQLPLQGFSNLGNTCYMNAILQSLFSLPSFSNDMLKQSIPWKKVPINALLRRFAHLMVKKDVGCPETKKDLLRKVKSAISSTAERFSGNMQNDAHEFLSQCLDQLKDDVEKMNKSWTNDSENGPEAASSSVKAEPGDEVDTCRIYTCPVAVNMEFEVQHTITCKGCGEVVTKREQFNDLSIDLPRRKKTLPLRSIQDSLDLFFRMEEIEYSCEKCNGKSATVTHKFSKLPRVLILHLKRYSFNAQLSLNSKLGQQVVIPRYLTLLSHCTESTRPPVSLGWSSQASVSRTLKMSQSVNSPNAPFRRIGGKAANSTSILVDSDCEEEPNRKVNTSRKRRLSSCLPDEDEHLEEQQPRAAAVDPTEFCGLNDDEMLAAVLEMSRQEAGLSAPPPLEDEPTSSPDTGFGDTDAHDLAYHTDLLETDNKQPAGVLDSLDLTMDENKENQTPESVQQQQGELDWVQQYSLDQEREEQELQQALAQSLQEHEAQEMREDDDLKRATELSLQEFNNSLPELLCSDDDSGNEDVLDMEYTEAEVENLKRNAESGELSNSFRLISVVSHIGSSSSSGHYISDVYDMKKQSWLTYNDLDVSRTQEAAVQRDRDRSGYIFFYMHKDVFEQLSEMERSGAGGTSEAGRNVLQPL
- the usp37 gene encoding ubiquitin carboxyl-terminal hydrolase 37 isoform X2, with translation MTTVVPKLTSGGPVKIRINSLDLGTTKWKEGTFEILEKDNKVNLCLRFSCGASKTFQLNQNLKNFTQNLNRIILTLKDNCVISFDRMPSSVTQKTKEYLEKLKQGKTVLKSSHGSANFSVLGNRPVKNETSPSGDRQAQNVFQTTPRRQSAEGRDDTTPRKPLGSPSRAASTPTRTGLSENRSEKRKRLLNSESDLTEDYPKENDSSSNNKATSDPSRKFLLSCKEKLKTAEENRSSAPLGSTPLQPTSFYGSRSVTKDYSQSHSFLDRPSSTAQSSTAKRSLMLPNHSTPFKKARPSLDYGGWNKQRPSTLTQPQLPLQGFSNLGNTCYMNAILQSLFSLPSFSNDMLKQSIPWKKVPINALLRRFAHLMVKKDVGCPETKKDLLRKVKSAISSTAERFSGNMQNDAHEFLSQCLDQLKDDVEKMNKSWTNDSENGPEAASSSVKAEPGDEVDTCRIYTCPVAVNMEFEVQHTITCKGCGEVVTKREQFNDLSIDLPRRKKTLPLRSIQDSLDLFFRMEEIEYSCEKCNGKSATVTHKFSKLPRVLILHLKRYSFNAQLSLNSKLGQQVVIPRYLTLLSHCTESTRPPVSLGWSSQASVSRTLKMSQSVNSPNAPFRRIGGKAANSTSILVDSDCEEEPNRKVNTSRKRRLSSCLPDEDEHLEEQPRAAAVDPTEFCGLNDDEMLAAVLEMSRQEAGLSAPPPLEDEPTSSPDTGFGDTDAHDLAYHTDLLETDNKQPAGVLDSLDLTMDENKENQTPESVQQQQGELDWVQQYSLDQEREEQELQQALAQSLQEHEAQEMREDDDLKRATELSLQEFNNSLPELLCSDDDSGNEDVLDMEYTEAEVENLKRNAESGELSNSFRLISVVSHIGSSSSSGHYISDVYDMKKQSWLTYNDLDVSRTQEAAVQRDRDRSGYIFFYMHKDVFEQLSEMERSGAGGTSEAGRNVLQPL